gaacgaccgcctcccattgcacctgaagaatttGACCTTccctggcaaaccagagtagttctggctcaattacgttccttcagatgcagccgcctcaactcctatagagcaaggattgatgctgacgtgcaagatgtatgtcccgattgtaaccagggaccacacgatacacgtcacctgtttaactgcccagccagacctgctcgactcagacccagatccctgtggacgcacctcatcttagtcgcagagttcctgggtcttgacactcaacagaatcaaacagacgaaagatagaacacaacaaactgctacaacaacaacgcagtccgagttaggaGCGGGGAGGACAAATGCGCACATGTGTCCCTTTGGAATAGTgaaacgttcggtaggacggcgaaaatcctatggagagatccagatcgtgggaGGATAAGGCTATTACTGGAAGAaagtaggaaggaggtcagtaaagctttcggtatcataacgggacacataggattacgagaTGTCATATGCAAATTCTGTGCGGCAATAATATAgctttcttccttttgggtgttacaaacaaatgcactaagttataataccctgtaccacagtgatagCGTGGAGCATTGTTAGAGGTCAAGTGTAAGGGAGCCAgcccaaccctaaaacctaaaatttcatttaaatcccatattataCCAATCGGTGAATATTCTCCTTTCTGGCAATTTTTGGAAATCGGGCGGGACCCCAAACCCTTGtccccaaaattttaattatttcccTTAAGTTCTGGCTGTTGTAACGACATTGGCACTAGTAGATAGGTAGCAATATGTCACATACCGTCATATAAGAATTGTTCCATGATAGCATTCTAGTTGTCGAAACAATTGTGCACCATTGATCAGcacatttcatcaaattctGAATGACAGtaataaaatgtttacataGACTAATGATAATTCTTCAAATCGACTTAGATATAACATCATCCTCAGAGATTTGAAACATCAATTTATACGTACATACGGTACACAGATATTTATATGATGCGTATTTCTTTTTTATCTCTTGATTGACACCCACACGCAATGTGGTGCTTTTGACATTGAGGCaggtactatgttcgctttaagtatttaaaaccaatattttttcgcCATTACTACACTACACAAatgaacaattttaataaaatgttttcataagtaatggaatggaatgccttactgaatgaaatcagcaagttttttcactttaaaatctattaccttaaaaaaagaaatgtgcgaaaaatgtcgcgaaagcgaacatagtacccGCCTTTATGCATACAAAAATCAAGGAAATTCGTTTGCCTGCCGCAACAGTCTTGTGACCACAATGCGGAAATCTTTTAATTCTTTTCTAATCTTATTGGCTATATTGAGTTTGTAGTGATTTTTGAAACCCCTTTGAGGTTTTTTGAACGTGAAACATTTATGAAACATTGTATGATGATCTTTTGCTAAGCTTCTGATAACTGTTCTGCTTAAATTTATATTTGGAGATCAACCCTAGGCCTTGGCCAAAAGCCATAGGCCAactcacagtgggagaaaatcaaaaaaatctagtaaaaaatatgcagtGTAAGAACGGGTAaaaatatctctttgaaatttgtattAGTTAGAGccgatcgtgtgcaaaattttaaggcccaAGATGGTCCGGGCGCCTCATGGCAGggtcctaaatttggtcacctcgacatttcgaaaaattgttcgggctgtaAAATCATCATTTATTTCTAGTCAGATTTTCATATTTCATCATTCATTTCTATTccgattttcaaatttctttttttgctggatagtgctcaaaaatccctacaaaaaagttcacttgaggtatacaatatctccaccggtttcggggatatacgagttttgaaaaattgaaaatacttTTGAAATTTTAGCCGAGATTgggttcgtttttataccctccaccataagatgggggtatactaatttcgtcattctgtttgtaactactcgaaatattggtctgagaccccataaagcatatatattcttgatcgtcgtgacattttatgtcgatctagccatgtccgtccgtctgtcgaaagcacgctaacttccgaaggagtaaagctagccgcttgaaattttgcacaaatacttcttattagtgtaggtcggttggtattgtaaatgggccatatcggtccatgttttgatatagctgtcatataaaccgatcttgggtcttgacttcttgagcctctagagtgcgcaattcttatccgatttgaatgaaattttgcacgacgtgttttcttatgatatccaacaacagtgccaagtatggttcaaatcggtccataacctgatatagctgccatataaaccgatcttgggtcttgacttcttgagcctctagagtgtgcaattcttatccgattgaaatgaaattttgtacgacggattctctcatgaccatcaacatacgtgtttattatggtctgaatcaatctatagcccgatacagcacccatataaatcgatctctttattttacttcttgagcccccaaagggtgcaattcttattcgaattggctgacattttacacaggtctccaacatataatttaatagtggtccaaaccggaccatatcttgatatcgctctaatagcagatttgctctgctattatcccgttttgcctaagaagagatgccgggaaaaaaactcgacaaatgcgatccatggtggagggtatataagattcggcccggccgaacttagcacgcctttacttgttttttttttttttttcaatttgcgaATGCAATTATGGTTCGATTAtgatttttatgcatgatttggatttgtggcaaaatttacaacgactttgtAGCAACAATAAAATCACAGCTTTAACTattacaaatttcaaagagatatctctacccgttctctctatgcatatttttttcgattttctcccactgtgcaacgtttgAATATGCTTCAGTGGTGTGCTCTGCTAGCAACCAGTGTTATATAAACAATATCGAACCCGTTCAGACATAGTTCCTTTAAATCTCCCGCCTGATCACTTGAAACTGATAGATGTGCCATCACTTGATCCTTGGTCCCTGTTTTTTTATCAGTTCTGTACTTTACTTCTTAAatacttttgtatttaaatcccatatcgTACCGAACGGTCTATATACCCGTATCGGCGGAGGGTTTTTGGATTGGGGCGTTTCCCCTAAATTCTGAATTCCAAATTAAATATCTGATTGGGTTACTGTTgaggtacaaaaaaaaaagtcccataaatcgatctcgcaaTCTCTGATATATCTTGGATATACCTGAAAGTGTGGTCCGTTCGAAGTCGTACCCAAAAAAAGTTTCGAGGTTTGCCCTGCTGTCCTAATAGCCAACTTGGATTTTCCCATCCATGCTACCATTGATTTAAATAGTAGGCATTTCGGCCTTCACTGCTAAACGATGcgtattgtgccatcctcagagaaggcgttaagctCCTTCTTAAACTCCAACACCATTCGTGAccttaacgtcctggttgtttttgcccttatggccagtttactgtccgcaaagaagttcacactcaacgtccttgcgttagcaccacaccacctcacgcattccgtgatcgcccggatctccgcctgcaggaccttattatgTGTAGAAAACTTGAAcgtcaatcttatatataaaaataaatttgtgtttgtttgttagtttgtatgtttgtgtgttccttatagactcagaaacggctgaaccgatgtccttgaaattttcacagatggtgcataatgaccccgtggtgaaaatagggtactacattttttgatatctgaaagggggcggaccctcccccttaccctaattttcagaaacgccagatctcggagatgggtggtgcgatttaagcgaaattttgtgtgctctcatatagtaccatatggggtacctatgggggcttccccaccctaaaacctaccaaacatatatttagactaatcgcgacaatatgggactcaaatgaaaggtatttatgataagaaaacgtatctgatatccagttttCGGACCAAgttctagggggaccaccccaagccccaaaacacccctaaatcggacatatttgccgaccatgtcaatgtggagtttaaatgaaaggaattaggGGGTAAAGCaataattgatacccattttcgggaccaattttttggggggtctacccctttcccaaaataccccacaaacagcaattttttagtgaccattgcaatatggggctcaaataaaggtatttgggagtagaatacgaatttgatatctaaatgtaggaccatatatttagggtaTCACCTctttcctaaaacacccccaaaggaaaaaaactttttcgaccatggctatatgtggctcaaatgaaaagtatttaagattagaaaacgaatttgataacctattttggggccatgtgtttgggggacgcctcatgctataaactcctcttaagccaatgccaatatggggtttaaataaatggtatttgagagaagagcacgatgctgacattcttcggggccaagtatctgggggaccacctcttcctcgaaaacaccactaaatcaggcatcatgagaatatcgggctgaaatgaagtattttaagaatggagtacaccttacatccaaactttaatccgtagaccaataaagatcatgtgggattcagataaaggcacttatattgttaaactgttagtcaagtttgcatggtatttcatttaagatctttaattgtcgaaaataaatattccaaggaaacttgtgttccatataaagtaaaagaaggcgcagcggagcgggcccgggtcagctagtattcaATAAAATAGTATAATAAAAACTTAAGTTTTGCTGCAGACCAATGGACTGACAACCTCTCTTCAGTTCTTGTCAACTTTCAATTCGTCTGTGAGCCGAAATCTTCTAGCATCAATCCCTGTACTCATTTCGATTTGAAAGCTTTTCAAGGTTTCCTATAccataaaatccgcaattaggttaagttagttttaagtgacagtctgtcaTCAAACTCATTAAGacgttttcttccattgtgatataacaggaacaggagaagaaagataccttctagttcctaccgttggacCATCGAAATCGCTTTAAAAGCGAATGCACACatttgctaaatcagacaggttctcaaagaaattagaacctaTTGTgggactccttctgactgccagtgcgggacacatacacagcaggtgttctatagtatcttcttcctcgacgtcctcacagcttcggaaaagtcgttactggcaaacttcagtctgtcagcacgttttccgatcagacagtgacctgtcatgacggacacaatgattgaggcGTCCCTTCTAGCCAGCGGCAGCAAAGTGGtacacctcttcaagtctagaccaggccacataattttggaaagcCCACAACACCCCCTTGGTGATTATTTTTCACCCGCTGCCCATCGGATATGATCCTgcaaatttagcttacatgtcgctagaggcatacccacaaacTCAAGTTCCTTTGGAATGTGTAAGGCTGTTCCTGGTCAAGCAACCTCGTCCGCTCTATAATTCCCagggatatatctgtggcccaGGCGGTttctgaattcagaaatacgttctccagggatttgatAGCTGCCTGACAGCCTGAGAAGAAGTTTTTCCCTatagtcgttatgacattacatcttggCCAATCCACCACTTCTATAAATAcaaggatttccgcttgatacacactacaacGGTGGGATAATCTTTTCGATACGACCAGTTTTTGCTCATCAGAGTACACCTCAaatcccacctggtcgtctagtttgaaaaCATCCGTTTAGAAATCTAtgcaacttctattaccaggaacatcgtagttccaatgaattctatcaggaatagtgggaACAGGAAtagcaatgtgtaatccacactgcctcgaatatcgggcattgtatcaaggataacacagcgtCCGCAGGCGCAGCATGATCAAAGGCGAAGCTTCCTTATCGTCACAGCAGTAGTCGCAGCtatttgtctagccacgatgCACAGTGGGGTATTTGGCATTCAAAATGgaccaaacatttttttattggcccaggaatgaaatattttaaaactggattaaatcggtgcagtttaagatgtagctcccttttatatttttcatccaatttgtgCTTTTATACTTGTGGTAGCCtcattttttatcaaatttggtaAAAGATGTATTGTTTGATGTCTCATGATTTAGatcaagctcccatatatatttttcatcgaaTATGCGCTTTTATGGCTGCAGTACccacaatttatgtccgatcaTTACCAAATTTGATAAAAGATGTACTATTTGATGTCCCAATACGTCggccgaatttcatcaaaattggtttatctttagatatggcacctatatatatattttctcaattttcaattttctcagactcaatatttatccgatttggctgaaaattggaacaagacgtgtgttatgactttcaacattaatgacaagtatgatccgaatcgggctataaacagatatagcccccatataaaccgatcccctggtttgacttcttgagtccttagaagcctcaattttcttatgatttggATTCGTTCGACCTCTTTTATAATTTCAACAACGCGAACATGGCAAGGGGTCTaattttatagcccagtcccaCAGGGAAAATGCTTATCTACacctctttaaagaaaatttttaccaGATCAGCTTGTTTGTCCAATAGCACACATCAAGTAAAAGTTATTGATTTGGAACTTTTTGGCATTACCGAATAGTTTTTGGAATTGAACATGGTAAGGAAAGGTTTTAGTGCCAGTCTACAGTTAGAATTTTTCGTCCATAGTTATGCCATAGCTTTAATTGAACATATCTCTATTGAATATTCATATTATTGttccataaaatataatttaatatttaccTGATACCAGACAACTAAACGTCCTCCTAGCATGAATGTAAAGACCAACGCTGGTCCGGAACGTTCGAAAGGATCGCTAACCATCCAATGTTGATAAATGCCCAAAAGCATTAGGACTAAAAGGGTAATGTTGGCAGCATTCTTaactttatctgcaaaaaagagaaatattttattgtttgaaaaataGCGACAATCAATCACAAGTAATGCTTACGGTACGGAATAAGGGCCATGGCCAAACCACATACAATTTCCAGGACACCAACGGAACGTCGATACCATTTGGAaggaattttaataccaaaaagTGCTGTCAATGGAAAAACTTTGGCATACTTCACGTATTCTGTGCGCTACAATAAAAAACagacaaataaaatttaatcacTTGGAGGATTTatggaatttattttaaaaccctggaaaattctatttttttttacgcAAATATGTTAGTAATCCGTGGCATGTCTACGGGTTTGATTTAGCGAAAAAAGAGTACCATCATAAACTTCGCAAAGACCatgatttgttttattatttttatagaccATCGGTGCGTATGATTACTATTTTTTAATAATGCCCACATTCGCCATTCGCCACCTTGGTCGCGCATTACCTGGCAACAAATTATTTGCAAAACAAATTGTCAAATAATGGCAGTTATGTGGCATATCTTTTTCCACAGAACCATAAACTCTTTTTCCACAGAATCTCCCccaccccccccaaaaaaaccccgaACTGGactcttttaccgctttgggcaatatgggtaccaaattttttttttttttttttaattcattttttattaATGCTTTCTATCTTAGTATAGATATTTACATTATTATCGACATTATTTTGTATATTATAATTACTAATGGTGCCAACCCAGTGGTTGGCCCacgtataaaatttatttatgcatCATTAAAGTGGAGTTAAAAATTTACAGTAGGTCTTGCGGTGCTTTTCTTTTGAGCCGCTTAAATGTTTCAGTGTTCCTCATCAGGTTTGTTGCTAGTGGGTTTGGATGTTGTTGAATtctcaatttataattttggagttGTGACAATACTTCTTCCTGGacagtttttatatttaattcctCGTGTAGTCGCTTATTAGTTATGTAGTATGGTGCACCTGCAATTTTGCGTAATGTTTTTGATTGTAGTTGCTGTAGTAGTTTGATTGTTGTATGTGAAGCGGTTCCCCATAGCTGGATACCGTATGTCCAGATTGGTTTTATAATGCATTTGTATATAAGTATCTTATTTTCTAAGGATAACTTGGAAATTGGTCCAatcagaaaattcattttttgtagttgtatatcacaagcttttctttttatttttatgtgcgTTTTCCAAGTTAGTTTCTTGTCCAAGTATAGTCCCAGATATTTCGCCTCATTCGCCTGCGGGAGTTGGACTTCATTCATTTGAACTGGAGGGCAGTTTCCGTGGTTAAGTGTGAATGTTACGTGTATAGACTTAGTTTCATTTGGTTTTATACGCCAGTGTTTCAGCCACTCGCACAAAGTATTTAGGTAGGTTTGAAGCATATTGCTTGCTATTTGTGGATTTTTATTAACAGCTAGCACAGCGGTGTCATCAGCGAATGTACCCACCACTGCGTTCTCTGTCTGTGGTAGATCAGATGTGAACaagatatataagattgggcccatCACACTCCCCTGTGGTACCCCAGCTCTGACAGATTTTAAATCACTCATTTCATCGGCCTCTTGGACGAAGAACATTCTTTTTTGAATATATGATTTAATTAATAGATAGTAATTTATTGGAAGAAGTTTCCTTGCCTTGTAGAGAAGACCCTCATGCCATACCTTGTCAAAGGCTTGCGAGATGTCTAAAAATGCGGAAGTACAGTACTGCTTTGATTCAAATGCAGAATTTATGGTTTCCACTAATCTGTGGATTTGTTCAGTAGTCCCGTGATTCTTTCTAAATCCGAATTGATGATTTGGTATCAAGTTATTTTCCTCAATTATTGGCATTAGTCTCTTAAGAAATAGAGATTCGAATACCTTTGAAATTATTGGCAGTAGGCTTATTGGTCGATATGATTTGACTTGATCGGATGGTTTTCCAGTTTTCTGGATCATTGTGACTTGGGCAACTTTCCATTGGGGCGGAATGAAGCAGCGCTTTAAACAGGCATTGAATATGAACGTAATGAAGTCAGTACCTTCTTTAGGGAGTTCTTTGAGTATTTTAGGGGTTATTAAGTCATAGCCAGGAGCCTTACCAGGTTTTAGAATCTTTATTGCATGTGAGACTTcggcttttgaaattttctttattggcAGGTCAAGCTGATGAGGTTCATTTAAGAAAGTTTCCAAGCATTTGGGCGGTTCTTCCGAGCTATTTGGGGTGAAAACATCGTATAAATGATTGGCAAATGTGTAGGCTTTTTCTAAGTTGCTTTTTGTCCACGAGTTACCAGACTTTCGAATTGGGTAATTGATTTTTGGctcatttttgagttttttcgtgATTTTCCATAGAGAATAGTCTGTTGACTTTGTTGGCCCAAGATTTTGGATttcttgttcaatatggttattatctacgcattttaataacttttgcaAATCTGCAGTTGCTTTATTAAGTTTTCGTTTGTTCTctggtgattttgttttttgccaacGTTTTTTCGCCTTGCGCTTTTCTTTAACTTTTCTCTGTATAAAGGCAGGGTATTTGTATGAATCTATGAAACTTTTCTTGGGTGTAGAGTTCCATGAAGCGCTCTGTATAGTTTGCACTAGGTGGTCTACGGCGTAAGAAATGTCTTGATCTGATTTTAAAGGTAAATTTTGATGTAATGTTTTGCTGACTAGGTAACGAAAATAATGCCAGTTAGTCTTATTATTGTGAAGTTTACATTTTTGATCTTGGGGTATATGCTGTGCGTGCAATGATAGAAAGACTGGTGTGTGATCAGAAGACAGATCGTggcttgaaaaacatttttcggagCCAGCTGAAATCCCTTTGGAAACGCAGAAATCTATAAGATCTGGGGTTTTATTCAGATCTGACGGCCAATATGTTGGAGAATATGGTGAAATAACCCGAAGATTAAGTTCTTTTATAGCCCAGTATAACTGTCGGCCTTTCGGCGTATTAAGACGTGATCCCCATATTGTGTGCTTGGCATTGTAGTCTCCACAAGCTATGAATTTGCTTCCTAATGTCTTAAagaaattaatataattttcttttttgatggtATGTTTTGGTGGACTATAGATTGATGACACTGTTAAAGGTCCTTGCATGCTTTCTACTATGATGTTTGTTGCCTGAATTATATCGGAGCTGTAGTGGGTTCCTTGGTGATGCTTAATGGATTGCTTTATCAAGATTCCTGAACCACCACGTGCCATTCCAGATGGGTGCATAACGTGGTAAAAATCGTATTGGGGGATACAAAAGTGATGCTTGCTGGTAAAATGTGTCTCTGACACAAGAAGTATGTCTATTTGATTAGAAGACAAAAAGTTTTTCACTTCTAAGGTATGTTGTGCCAGACCGTTGGCATTCCAGAACACtatattaagaaagttcattattAGATTTGTGTTAATTTTGAAGTTAGACTCATAAGAAGGCTTGTCATCTGCTGCATAAGTGTTCCTAAATTGCTTAACATTTCATGTATTTCGGATACTTGCGGACTTCGATCCGTTTGAAGATTTTGTGGCTGAAtttgggtgttttgttgtgaggtTTGCGGAAAATCTGTTCTTCTAGCAGCGCTTGAATATGTGGGGTTCGTCGTCAAAGTTCGGGTTTCAGGCTGTTGACTCTCTCTCGTGTTTCTAAGAGAGGGGTAATGTTGGGAGTAAATTTGCTTATAAATTGAACATCCTTTATAATTTGCTGGGTGATTACCATTACATAAGGCGCACTTTACCTCGTCTGCCCAGTTTTTGCGTTCGCATGATTTTGATTCATGGTGTCCAGCACACTTAATGCAGACTgattttttcttgcaatatgACTTTGTATGGCCGTATTGTTGACAGTTTGAGCATTGAGGGACTATTTTCTTAGGACGCGGAGGCTCAAATCTAATAACGCATGACATAAGTTTTGTTACGGAATATATATCTTTATTGTTGGGCTTGGTGCTCAATTCGACCTCAAACAGAGGAAGCGGAACCTTTGTATAACGACTTCTTATATTCCATATATTTTTGACTTCATGTCCAAGTTGGGAGAGCTCGTTTTTCAAGTCGTCTATATTTGCTGTTGAGTGCATATTTCGCAAGATTACTTTAAATCCCCTTTCAGATTTTGGTTTGTAAGTAAAGAACtcagtgtttttcttttctagttcaccaataatttttttataagtttcgtGGTCTTTTGGCATTATCTTGACCTGTTCATTTCGCagggtttttatttcaaattggtTTGGAACAGTTTGTTTTAGCATGGATATTAAAGGTTGTATGTTAGCAACCTTCTCAACAAATATAGGCGGAGGTTTGTAAAGAATTTGAGGCGGATTAGAGTTGGGTTGAGACCCGTCGTCATTATCCAGATCCGCATATTGGTTGGCAGTTTGAGGAGTCTTACTCAACcaatatttttgggtagtggcttgttttttggtgttattattaaTAACATGCTCTGGGCTTTCGTTTGCTCGCTTGTTTCGTCTGACTGTTTGCCATTCGTAGGGCGATGCTACTGCACTGTTGCAGTTTTCGGAAGAATTTGGAGGTTGAGAATCAAAACGACCTATTTCTTGTTGGAGCTCTTCTTCATCTGTCTCAAATGATTCAGTTTGCTTGTTGAGTTTGAACTTTAAAGATTCAACATCTCTTTGGAGTTGACCACAAAGCCTTTCATATCTTTCATTCCTTTCAGACAGTTCGGCGTTTATCTTTTCTAGTTCTTGTAATTTGTTCAAGCGGAAAGAGCCAATGCTGTTGCGGGGGGTTAATGACCCTGTATTCATAGTGTATTTGATCTAACACCGGGTGACTCACGTCGATAATTCAGTACTAGTGTATAGCAAGGACACACACCATTTATACTACATTATCCAACCGATATAGATCTCGACAACTACTTTCAGATGCAACCCTGTTAAATAAGGTGTTGGGTAAATGCAACTCGTAGCCAGTATTTGGGTAGAAGAGAACAGCTGATACCGTCAAATTTATTGACAAAGTATACTGCTGACAGACCGTGATATTTGTCTCTGTTGTTCCTTCCAGtggatttttttattaatttattgccTTTGGGCTTAATTTAAAACGAAGTTAATTTGTAAATTgcgtgtaataaaaaaaaaaaaaaaaaaaaaaaaaaaaaaaaaaaaaaaaaaaaaaaaaaaaaaaaaaaaaaaaaaatgaaaggtatttaaaagcagagtacaaatctgaaataagaatttattccttggtgtctcaggggcctccccaccccttAAAATCCCTCtgcacggacatgtttaccgattgggacaatatgggtatcaaacgaaaggtatttaagagtagagtacgaacttggtattcaaatttcgccAGAAGTATTCCAAAGGggtccccccccccaaaaaaccccgcAACATGGGTATAgcatgaaagatatttgaaagaTGAGTAGAAATCtgaaatacaaatttattccttggtatctaaGGGGCCTCTACAAACACCCCACAggccatatttaccaattgggacaatatgaatattaaacaagtaaaagcgtgctaagttcggccgggccgaatcttatataccctccaccatggatcgcatttgtcgagttctcttcccggcatgtcttcttagg
The Stomoxys calcitrans chromosome 3, idStoCalc2.1, whole genome shotgun sequence genome window above contains:
- the LOC106082728 gene encoding novel acetylcholine receptor chaperone, whose translation is MPASNTIVLKSLSILLGLFFVFVGTLKLTPHISKDLYKDLRTEYVKYAKVFPLTALFGIKIPSKWYRRSVGVLEIVCGLAMALIPYHKVKNAANITLLVLMLLGIYQHWMVSDPFERSGPALVFTFMLGGRLVVWYQTSRKEAEQIAMAQAQTNGVKQD